The following coding sequences lie in one Ignavibacteria bacterium genomic window:
- a CDS encoding phosphatidate cytidylyltransferase — protein sequence MSFGNVVARVTVALITIPFLLGISYLGGWFFFSLVAAITILSLYEFYKLTEKKTALPNYFLGITFSICTLLLFFYQRSDQFISLIFIFIVLSSFFELFKKENNSISNLSVTIFGAIFISFFFSTLIGIRELFSNYGSMYYSRGGLVVITILAAIWICDSAAYFGGTAIGKRRLLERISPKKSWEGAIFGFVFAILTVIAAKFLILDFFNWSDVLFIGLIVGTIGQMGDLVESMIKRNAGVKDSSNLIPGHGGVYDRFDSLLFVSPFIYFYLVYVYG from the coding sequence ATGAGTTTTGGAAATGTTGTAGCCAGAGTTACAGTTGCTCTAATAACTATTCCATTCCTTCTCGGAATTAGTTATTTAGGCGGATGGTTTTTCTTTTCTCTAGTTGCTGCAATAACAATTCTTTCACTTTACGAATTTTATAAGCTAACCGAAAAAAAAACTGCTTTACCAAATTATTTTTTGGGTATAACTTTTTCGATCTGCACATTGTTGCTTTTTTTTTACCAACGCAGTGACCAGTTTATTTCATTAATTTTTATTTTCATCGTTCTATCTTCCTTTTTTGAATTATTTAAAAAGGAAAACAATTCCATTTCAAATTTGAGTGTTACAATTTTCGGAGCAATTTTTATAAGTTTTTTCTTTTCAACGTTAATCGGGATACGTGAACTTTTTTCTAATTATGGTTCGATGTATTATTCACGAGGGGGATTGGTAGTAATTACAATATTAGCGGCAATCTGGATTTGCGATTCGGCTGCATATTTTGGCGGAACTGCGATCGGAAAACGGAGATTGTTGGAGAGAATCAGTCCTAAAAAAAGTTGGGAAGGAGCAATTTTTGGATTTGTATTTGCAATTCTTACAGTAATCGCTGCTAAGTTTTTAATTTTGGATTTTTTCAATTGGTCAGATGTTCTATTTATCGGTCTAATTGTTGGAACAATCGGGCAAATGGGGGATTTAGTTGAATCTATGATCAAACGTAATGCCGGTGTTAAAGATTCTTCAAATCTAATTCCTGGTCATGGCGGAGTGTATGATAGATTTGATAGTTTGCTTTTTGTTTCTCCGTTCATATATTTTTACTTAGTATATGTCTACGGTTAA
- a CDS encoding CPBP family intramembrane metalloprotease, translating to MIQFERKLDKYTISPIAAGFLVLIVAFFLYQVIGGALTLLFAGSEVTTENAGMIRLLTSISQILFLLVVSILFARLIYDDFNSVFKISKPDWKELVISFIGLILIISASQSYLFLQTNFIKYLSTQNESLKSFFDALNNFNSVVEESYIKIIKSNNGFDYASIVLSIALVPAFCEEFLFRGFVQSSFEQKMKPIWAIILTGVLFGIFHFNPYALLPLIALGAYFSYLVYITQSIFIPVFLHFLNNFITVTVYYFTQSDEILKTQAEVDLSNTLLLASFFSMIFLFILTIVILNKMIKIKILKQRELDNAHLS from the coding sequence ATGATTCAATTTGAAAGAAAATTAGATAAGTATACGATCTCACCTATTGCAGCTGGATTTTTAGTTTTGATAGTCGCATTTTTTCTCTATCAAGTTATTGGCGGAGCTTTAACTTTACTTTTCGCTGGAAGTGAAGTTACGACTGAGAATGCCGGCATGATCAGACTTCTTACTTCCATCAGTCAAATCTTATTCCTTCTTGTAGTGAGTATTTTATTTGCAAGGTTGATTTACGATGATTTTAATTCGGTATTCAAAATTTCCAAACCTGATTGGAAAGAACTAGTAATTTCATTCATCGGTTTAATATTAATCATATCAGCAAGCCAGTCATACTTATTTTTACAGACGAATTTTATAAAATATTTATCGACACAGAACGAATCTTTAAAATCTTTTTTTGATGCACTAAATAATTTCAACTCAGTAGTTGAAGAGTCGTATATAAAAATCATAAAGTCTAACAATGGATTCGATTATGCTTCGATAGTACTTAGCATCGCTCTCGTACCTGCATTCTGCGAAGAATTTCTGTTCAGAGGATTTGTTCAATCGAGCTTCGAACAAAAAATGAAACCGATTTGGGCAATCATTTTAACCGGTGTTCTGTTTGGAATTTTTCATTTTAATCCTTACGCACTTCTACCTTTGATTGCATTAGGTGCATACTTTTCTTACTTGGTCTATATAACACAAAGTATTTTTATTCCTGTGTTCCTTCACTTTCTAAATAATTTTATTACCGTCACAGTTTATTACTTTACACAATCAGATGAAATCTTAAAGACTCAAGCGGAAGTTGATTTATCAAATACTCTTCTGCTCGCAAGTTTTTTCTCTATGATTTTTTTATTTATATTAACTATAGTAATATTGAATAAGATGATAAAGATTAAAATTCTAAAACAGCGGGAGTTAGATAATGCACATTTGTCCTGA
- a CDS encoding DUF3108 domain-containing protein — translation MKIKIFILFAAMFLVAFTSADEFRKVENKAFGVGEKLTFNVNYSFATVGIASFSIPEIKTFSKRKCYRIKFEVNTVPSFDLFFKVRDLYESYLDVEGIFPWRFEQHIREGKFSRDFSAFFDQRKNKAKTTEGEYDIPKYVHDIVSAFYYVRTMDLSKMKKGERFNLKNFYRNKTHELDVIYHGRETVEVPAGKFDCLIVEPLVKEGGLFKHEGNILIWLTNDEAKVPVKVRTKIIIGYVESELTNYENIKAPLKSKQ, via the coding sequence ATGAAAATTAAAATATTTATACTTTTTGCTGCGATGTTTCTTGTAGCTTTTACATCAGCAGATGAATTCAGAAAAGTGGAAAACAAAGCTTTTGGAGTGGGGGAAAAATTAACATTTAATGTGAATTATAGTTTTGCAACAGTTGGAATTGCTTCATTCTCAATTCCTGAAATTAAAACTTTCAGTAAAAGAAAATGTTACAGAATAAAGTTTGAAGTGAACACGGTTCCAAGTTTCGATCTCTTTTTTAAAGTCAGAGATTTATATGAATCGTACTTAGACGTGGAAGGAATTTTTCCGTGGAGATTTGAGCAGCATATTAGAGAAGGAAAATTTTCCCGTGACTTCAGTGCTTTCTTTGATCAACGAAAAAACAAAGCGAAAACAACTGAAGGTGAATACGATATTCCAAAATATGTTCATGATATAGTATCAGCATTTTACTATGTCCGCACAATGGATTTAAGCAAAATGAAAAAAGGGGAGAGATTTAATCTTAAGAATTTTTACCGAAACAAAACTCATGAACTCGATGTCATTTATCACGGAAGAGAAACTGTTGAAGTCCCGGCAGGAAAATTTGATTGTCTAATTGTTGAACCGTTGGTAAAAGAAGGAGGTTTATTTAAACATGAAGGAAATATTTTAATTTGGTTAACCAACGATGAAGCAAAAGTTCCTGTTAAAGTTAGAACAAAAATTATTATTGGTTATGTTGAGAGTGAATTGACAAATTACGAAAACATAAAAGCACCACTAAAATCAAAGCAATAA
- a CDS encoding DNA-3-methyladenine glycosylase, with product MDNSFFKHSTKNLAIELLGKYLVCKIDRNILIGKIVETEAYLDNNDLASHSAVGKTKRNEVMFEEAGRAYVYFTYGMHYCFNVVSGLKGKGSAVLIRALEPLHGIDYMMKNRRIKNLSNLTNGPAKLCEAFSIDKTVNGLDLRVSKILYISNGDCPEFEIVKTARIGIKKSAEKLLRFYIKGNKFVSKAR from the coding sequence ATCGATAATTCATTTTTCAAACATTCAACTAAAAATCTTGCAATTGAGTTGTTGGGTAAATATTTAGTATGTAAAATTGATAGAAATATATTAATCGGAAAAATAGTTGAAACAGAAGCATATCTTGATAATAATGATCTCGCTTCTCACTCAGCTGTTGGCAAGACAAAGCGAAATGAAGTTATGTTTGAAGAAGCTGGGAGAGCTTATGTCTATTTCACTTATGGTATGCATTACTGCTTCAATGTTGTTTCTGGGTTAAAAGGAAAAGGATCAGCCGTACTAATTCGTGCGCTCGAGCCCTTGCATGGAATTGATTACATGATGAAAAATCGAAGAATCAAAAATTTAAGTAATCTTACAAATGGACCGGCAAAACTGTGTGAAGCATTTTCTATTGATAAAACTGTCAATGGTCTCGACTTAAGGGTATCAAAAATATTATATATTTCCAATGGTGATTGTCCGGAATTTGAAATTGTCAAAACTGCGAGAATTGGAATTAAGAAATCTGCAGAAAAATTATTACGCTTTTATATTAAAGGGAATAAATTTGTATCAAAAGCTAGATGA
- a CDS encoding glycosyltransferase family 9 protein: protein MKFLIIRTDRIGDTVLTLPMAVYLKNKFENSEIIFLCRNYTKGVVKLCGSIDKIITIDKQNFIDTISLLAKEKIDIAIHVNPRLKTAIIVWLAGVKKIVGTKFRAYSFLFNQRVPLHRKFNVKHEMEYNFDLLAGINLNDSINLYDVDFGIRTDENSKRSTINKLSAQGIDLSKKSVILHLGSGGSAIDWSKKNFLELAIMILEKYNCNIILTGSSEEFEMLQDQFVKLKNKVFNLAGTLNLEQLFNLLTMAVVFIGNSTGPTHLAAAAGTNVIAFYPKIPSCSALRWGPVTKKRTILEPSIDCNDCDENKCKELNCMESITAQEVFEKVKTFLV from the coding sequence TTGAAATTTCTAATTATTAGAACTGACCGAATTGGAGATACAGTGCTCACATTGCCGATGGCAGTTTATTTAAAAAATAAATTCGAAAATTCTGAAATTATTTTTCTTTGCAGAAATTACACTAAAGGTGTTGTTAAGCTGTGCGGTTCGATTGATAAGATAATCACAATCGATAAGCAAAACTTTATTGACACGATTAGTCTTTTAGCCAAAGAAAAAATTGATATTGCTATTCATGTCAATCCGAGACTTAAAACCGCAATAATTGTTTGGCTGGCTGGAGTAAAGAAAATCGTTGGGACGAAGTTTCGAGCGTATTCATTCTTATTTAATCAAAGAGTTCCGCTGCATAGAAAATTTAATGTTAAACATGAAATGGAGTATAATTTTGATCTTCTCGCTGGAATCAATTTGAATGATTCTATTAATTTATATGATGTAGATTTCGGTATACGAACTGATGAGAATAGTAAACGATCAACAATCAATAAGCTCTCGGCTCAAGGCATAGATTTATCGAAAAAGAGTGTAATATTACACTTAGGAAGCGGTGGCTCGGCAATTGATTGGAGTAAGAAAAATTTTCTTGAATTAGCTATCATGATTTTAGAAAAATATAATTGCAATATAATTCTTACTGGCTCAAGCGAAGAATTTGAAATGCTTCAGGATCAATTTGTTAAATTGAAAAATAAAGTATTTAATCTTGCTGGAACATTAAACTTGGAGCAACTGTTCAATCTGCTAACTATGGCAGTTGTATTTATTGGAAATTCAACCGGCCCAACACATCTGGCAGCGGCTGCTGGAACGAACGTGATCGCATTCTATCCTAAAATCCCATCATGCTCTGCTTTAAGATGGGGTCCGGTAACAAAAAAAAGGACTATCCTTGAACCGAGCATCGACTGCAACGATTGTGATGAAAATAAGTGTAAAGAATTAAACTGTATGGAGTCTATCACTGCTCAAGAAGTTTTTGAAAAGGTTAAAACATTTTTAGTATAA